In Oryza sativa Japonica Group chromosome 1, ASM3414082v1, the genomic stretch AGGCATCGTGGGGCTCGAGATGTCCGACTTCCAGGTGatcggcgagctcggcggggGCTTGTACAACGTGGTCTACAAGGCGCGGCTGCGCCGGTGCCCCCACGGCGGCGTGTTCGCGCTCAAGACCCCGTACTACGACCtcggcgggagggaggaggacgaggcggtggcggcggtgctccggcgcgTGGAGGGTCTGGAGCACGTCGTCCGGTGCCATGCCATGTTCCGCCGCAACGAGTCCCTGCGCGTCGCGGTGTTCGAGCACATGAACGGCGGCTCGCTGGACCGCGCCCTGtcccgccgcggcgggcgcgggctgCCGGAGCCCGCCCTCGCCGAGGTGGCCGCGGCGTGCCTCGCCGCGCTGCGGGGCCTCCACTCCCGCGGCGTCGTCCACCTCCACCTCAACCCGTTCCACatcctcgccgacgccgacgggaACATCAAGATCTGCGACTTCGACGACGCGAAAATCATCCCGCCGGGCCCCGGCTCGACCGTCTACTCCGGCATCGGCTTCGGCTCGCCGGAGTACATGAGCCCCGAGCGGTGCGCGCCCATGGCCATGGCCGGCGCGcgcgtcgcccgcgccgccgacgtCTGGAGCCTGGGCATCACCGTCCTGCATCTCTACCAGGGATACTGCCCCGCCCGGCCTCTCCCGTCGAAGAGGACGCTGGAGAGGCTCAGCTACGAGATCAGCCACGGCGAGCCGCCGTCGGTGCCGGACGAGGACACGAGGGCGTCGATCGAGCTGCGCGGGTTCGTGTCCGCGTGCCTGCAGAAGTGCGTGTGCACGCGCGCCACGGTGGCGGAGCTGCTCAACCACCCGTTCGTCGCCGAACGGGACGTCGCGGAGTCGCGCCGCGTGCTGAAGGAGGTCATCGTGGCGACCATGGACAAGGACGACTATTAGACTCGGATTAAAAACAGCGATCGCTGTTTCGTTAGATTTTGTATTAATGTGTTTTAGTTTCGGTTTCTTCGTTGTTTAATTTTTAGTTTAGG encodes the following:
- the LOC107275541 gene encoding mitogen-activated protein kinase kinase 9, translated to MRPIFFPHEFFRPRAPAAVARDDEAEGTKPILAPHELFHHEAPAAAAATVVRDEESDEEPIVGIVGLEMSDFQVIGELGGGLYNVVYKARLRRCPHGGVFALKTPYYDLGGREEDEAVAAVLRRVEGLEHVVRCHAMFRRNESLRVAVFEHMNGGSLDRALSRRGGRGLPEPALAEVAAACLAALRGLHSRGVVHLHLNPFHILADADGNIKICDFDDAKIIPPGPGSTVYSGIGFGSPEYMSPERCAPMAMAGARVARAADVWSLGITVLHLYQGYCPARPLPSKRTLERLSYEISHGEPPSVPDEDTRASIELRGFVSACLQKCVCTRATVAELLNHPFVAERDVAESRRVLKEVIVATMDKDDY